The following are from one region of the Arachis duranensis cultivar V14167 chromosome 10, aradu.V14167.gnm2.J7QH, whole genome shotgun sequence genome:
- the LOC107471492 gene encoding uncharacterized protein LOC107471492: protein MMSPNKFPADRGSPPQPLRQTPLQIIHVAANFMRIWSIYSMYRYLTQSGASVVLFLFACIAPAAILFLILQKPWKGRPLSNTQVVPSIINGAITALYFVLWGNGLRSCGPVRAILSEYSGAVLGVLSALLYGRRSNLWKKIGGLVAMLASLYLLSEGWATATYSPFSWEDREDSEAQTEQALGLRQMLVPILAGILSALRRVIARRVSIKNQLKRRLHALTIASATCFMFPFAMWDMIIGSPSGDSGKLPFSTWAFLSTIFFGNIVIFYADSIAEERLHMVFSSPRHLTVAGACIIIMENVYKMDFSLIGFTVCCLILGFGIYEATSLDRSRTDSIKTSDLSNGEFDSQIHMSSLPT from the exons ATGATGTCCCCGAACAAATTCCCGGCGGATCGAGGCTCTCCTCCTCAACCTCTAAG ACAAACACCATTGCAAATTATTCATGTTGCTGCAAATTTCATGAGGATATGGTCGATATACTCCATGTATCGCTACTTAACCCAAAGTGGAGCTTCGgttgttcttttcttgtttgCCTGCATAGCTCCTGCAGCAATCCTCTTTTTGATTTTGCAAAAGCCTTGGAAGGGCAGGCCACTTTCTAATACACAG GTTGTGCCATCCATAATAAATGGTGCTATAACAGCACTGTATTTTGTCTTGTGGGGAAACGGACTGAGATCATGTGGACCAGTTAG AGCAATACTGTCTGAGTATTCTGGTGCTGTCCTTGGGGTACTATCTGCACTGTTATATGGGAGGAGAAGCAATTTGTGGAAAAAG ATAGGTGGCCTAGTTGCAATGTTGGCATCTCTATACCTGCTTTCTGAAGGCTGGGCTACAGCAACTTATTCTCCATTCT CATGGGAAGATAGAGAGGACTCAGAGGCTCAAACTGAACAAGCTCTGGGCTTGAGGCAAATGCTAGTTCCTATCTTGGCTGGAATCCTATCAGCCCTCAGAAGGGTGATTGCGAGGCGTGTTTCAATTAAG AATCAACTTAAAAGGCGGCTTCATGCTTTAACAATTGCCTCGGCAACATGTTTTATGTTTCCTTTTGCCATGTGGGACATGATCATA GGTTCACCTTCTGGCGATAGTGGAAAGTTGCCATTCTCTACTTGGGCCTTTTTGAGCACTATTTTCTTTGGAAACATTGTGATATTCTATGCTGACAGTATAGCAGAGGAGAG ATTGCACATGGTTTTCTCTTCACCAAGACATTTAACAGTAGCTGGTGCATGCATCATCATCATGGAGAATGTGTACAAGATGGATTTTTCTCTCATTGGCTTCACGGTTTGCTGCTTAATATTAGGTTTTG GGATATATGAAGCAACTTCATTGGATCGCAGTAGAACGGATTCAATAAAAACTTCAGATTTATCAAATGGGGAATTCGATAGTCAAATTCATATGTCCTCGCTACCAACCTGA